In one Bacteroides intestinalis DSM 17393 genomic region, the following are encoded:
- a CDS encoding winged helix-turn-helix domain-containing protein has translation MMKIKCKKILWVRLLMYSLVMGIGIFLVRQKWNEQARVIFKTALLQELQKRDTLSISYISNWKATPALEEVNPGTVEIELDSGKRKYEIPCFKFENSLVKGGIQRGLLTALLDESPLDADSLHGTWNKLLKESDIFLKTHTRITVFDFQEQPSSAFSKNVQKFSRTDSLFSYYMGYRCEVEATGYASCEWWWLFSDWRLLAIGGVCAGIELLFFIFGKVYCYRKNRQIEEVEQEGLPVIVMAAEQSPVYQLEEHTFFYVERMELIKQEQVVKLTPQTAILLEMFLQAEGCTLSTLLISGTLWPDGSGTQERIHTLIRRLRKILGELTSLQIKFKKDAYHLIIPHFIGKNALTND, from the coding sequence ATGATGAAAATAAAATGCAAAAAGATACTATGGGTAAGACTGCTTATGTATTCGTTGGTTATGGGAATCGGAATCTTTCTGGTTCGTCAAAAATGGAATGAGCAAGCACGTGTCATATTTAAAACAGCATTATTGCAGGAGTTGCAAAAAAGAGATACTCTCTCAATTTCCTATATAAGCAATTGGAAAGCCACGCCTGCTTTAGAAGAGGTAAATCCCGGGACAGTAGAGATTGAATTGGATTCAGGCAAAAGAAAATATGAAATCCCATGTTTTAAATTTGAGAATAGCCTTGTGAAAGGAGGTATACAGCGCGGACTTCTTACTGCACTCTTGGATGAATCTCCCTTAGATGCGGACTCATTGCATGGAACCTGGAACAAGTTGTTGAAAGAATCTGATATATTTCTGAAAACCCATACCCGTATTACTGTTTTTGATTTTCAGGAGCAGCCCTCTTCTGCTTTTTCCAAAAACGTGCAGAAGTTCTCCCGGACTGACAGCCTTTTTTCTTATTATATGGGATATCGTTGTGAGGTGGAAGCTACCGGTTATGCTTCTTGCGAGTGGTGGTGGCTGTTTAGTGACTGGCGTTTGCTTGCCATAGGAGGTGTTTGTGCAGGTATTGAATTGTTATTTTTCATTTTTGGAAAAGTATATTGCTATAGAAAGAATAGGCAGATTGAGGAAGTCGAACAAGAAGGTCTCCCCGTTATAGTGATGGCGGCAGAGCAATCACCTGTTTATCAGTTGGAGGAGCATACTTTTTTTTATGTGGAGCGAATGGAATTGATAAAACAGGAGCAAGTAGTAAAGCTTACTCCCCAAACGGCAATTTTATTGGAAATGTTTCTTCAGGCAGAAGGATGCACTCTTTCTACGTTGCTAATTAGTGGGACTTTATGGCCGGATGGTAGCGGAACCCAGGAAAGAATACATACGCTTATCCGTCGTTTACGAAAAATACTCGGTGAGTTGACATCCCTTCAGATAAAATTCAAAAAGGATGCCTATCATCTGATAATCCCCCATTTCATCGGAAAAAATGCTTTGACTAATGACTAA